A single genomic interval of Montipora foliosa isolate CH-2021 unplaced genomic scaffold, ASM3666993v2 scaffold_396, whole genome shotgun sequence harbors:
- the LOC137987965 gene encoding uncharacterized protein gives MARFNTKALLLEKISRERQRRRELRRRMLTLVVLRKRFLARLCLWICLLFQSVESNDIQRHRSCRRSVRNTGWWELVWATYDEGRFKKAFRVSRETFDFILKSIRPDIEKNTVTEIPVSPECRLAICLYRLGRGDYLYTIAELFGLGVATVHNIVKEVCEAIIRNLWKESVQAYFPTTEHNFKEKMVDMEMLWQFPSCWGAIDGCHIPIQCPPGGLKACKEYHNFKNFYSIVMMAIVDAQDRFIWASVGFPGNSHDSVIFQSTELWHDITENNIIPPITKTIGDTEVYPMILGDSAFPFRIWLMKPYGNEKLTPEQGYFNYRLSRARMVTERTFGQLKSRWRVLYRKLECQPDAVKLAALTCIVLHNICIAANDTLPPQLDLTTDPFTQKRRSRDEIRELLFMRNCTKTRDSSRVAGGIREALAKNLWQEQV, from the coding sequence ATGGCGAGGTTTAATACGAAAGCTTTATTGTTGGAGAAAATCTCTAGAGAAAGACAGCGGAGGAGAGAGCTCCGACGTCGAATGTTGACACTGGTTGTGTTAAGGAAAAGGTTTCTTGCTCGACTGTGTTTATGGATTTGTCTGTTGTTTCAATCAGTGGAAAGTAACGATATTCAGCGTCATCGCAGTTGTCGTCGCAGTGTCAGAAATACAGGATGGTGGGAACTGGTCTGGGCGACATATGATGAAGGAAGATTCAAGAAGGCGTTTAGAGTTTCAAGAGaaacatttgacttcattttaaagagTATTCGACCCGATATTGAGAAAAATACTGTGACAGAGATTCCTGTTTCACCTGAATGCAGGCTTGCCATTTGTCTCTACAGGCTTGGCCGAGGCGACTATTTGTATACTATTGCTGAATTGTTTGGTCTTGGTGTGGCAACTGTTCACAACATTGTCAAAGAAGTTTGTGAAGCAATAATACGAAACCTATGGAAAGAGTCAGTGCAAGCTTATTTTCCAACTACTGAACATAATTTCAAAGAGAAAATGGTTGATATGGAAATGTTATGGCAGTTTCCTTCTTGCTGGGGTGCTATAGATGGGTGTCACATTCCTATTCAGTGTCCACCAGGTGGACTGAAAGCCTGTAAAGAATATCATAACTTTAAAAACTTTTATTCCATAGTCATGATGGCAATTGTTGATGCACAGGACCGCTTTATCTGGGCAAGCGTTGGTTTCCCTGGAAATTCACATGATTCTGTGATTTTTCAGTCAACTGAACTGTGGCATGATATTACCGAAAACAATATCATACCACCAATTACTAAAACAATTGGAGACACTGAGGTTTATCCAATGATTTTAGGAGATTCAGCGTTTCCATTTCGAATATGGTTGATGAAACCATATGGTAATGAAAAACTTACACCTGAGCAGGGTTATTTCAATTATCGCTTGAGCCGTGCTAGGATGGTAACTGAACGAACTTTTGGTCAACTGAAGAGCAGGTGGAGGGTGTTATATCGAAAGCTAGAATGCCAACCAGATGCAGTAAAGCTGGCTGCCCTAACATGTATTGTTCTCCATAACATCTGTATTGCTGCAAATGATACTCTTCCTCCCCAGCTGGATCTGACAACTGACCCTTTTACCCAAAAGAGGAGAAGTAGGGATGAGATCAGAGAATTGTTATTTATGCGAAACTGCACCAAAACAAGAGATTCATCTCGTGTTGCTGGAGGTATCAGGGAGGCTCTAGCAAAGAATTTGTGGCAGGAACAAGTGTAA
- the LOC137987962 gene encoding uncharacterized protein: protein MTSPDHLARANAPARNLKAKFPPKNPPSEQNASDSEDCQTLMEKNTQEGHDSDSESEDDILAEMQKEYEAEDSIGKDIQNPQLAKLLGKMFRSRLPDKVLKDKLEGQERPENCETAKPTRVNPGIWRTFREPTQKRDLQLHKMQLALVKGIMPVAHLTDFSMTEKKWLDKEGAQQIKQDGLDALSLLTRVNYELNMQRRQLMKPDIGKDYASLCSQQIPFTDYLFGDDLQKQSKDIGDVNKIGAKVQASRGPQRSSSGYGNNTSSRGSFSHGRSSKNFKGQTSDLGGTKERQSQ from the coding sequence AtgacgtcaccagatcacctggcaaGGGCAAACGCTCCAGCCAGGAACCTCAAAGCGAAGTTCCCGCCAAAAAACCCGCCAAGTGAGCAAAACGCCTCAGACTCTGAGGATTGCCAAACCCTCATGGAAAAAAATACACAAGAGGGTCACGACAGTGATAGTGAAAGCGAGGATGACATATTAGCGGAGATGCAGAAGGAATACGAGGCAGAAGATTCTATTGGCAAAGATATACAGAATCCTCAACTTGCCAAGCTTCTTGGCAAAATGTTTCGCAGTCGCTTGCCGGATAAAGTCCTGAAAGACAAACTGGAAGGCCAGGAACGACCGGAAAACTGCGAAACCGCTAAACCAACGAGAGTAAATCCCGGTATCTGGCGAACGTTCCGTGAACCTACGCAGAAAAGAGATTTGCAGCTACATAAGATGCAGCTGGCACTCGTAAAAGGTATAATGCCCGTCGCCCACTTGACTGACTTCTCCAtgactgagaaaaaatggctggACAAAGAGGGCGCTCAACAGATAAAACAAGATGGGCTTGATGCCCTGTCGCTCTTAACGCGTGTTAACTACGAACTCAACATGCAGAGGAGGCAACTCATGAAACCCGATATAGGGAAAGACTATGCCTCGTTGTGCTCCCAGCAGATTCCTTTTACTGACTATCTGTTTGGTGACGACCTGCAAAAGCAGTCGAAAGACATAGGTGATGTCAACAAAATAGGGGCGAAAGTTCAAGCCTCTAGAGGACCCCAAAGGAGTTCCTCAGGTTATGGAAATAACACTAGCAGCAGGGGCTCTTTTTCTCACGGCCGATCTTCAAAAAACTTCAAAGGTCAGACCTCCGATCTTGGAGGCACAAAAGAGCGTCAGTCACAGTAG
- the LOC137987964 gene encoding uncharacterized protein gives MTISMVPGKADVIKSKCHTLVHMQGPVQIREVASVVGLVVSAFSGVQYAPLFYSSLEYDKTNALKCNGCDLEGKMTLSPLSKQDLLWWISNADQYPKPITPLPPDITLVTDSSLKGWGGVIEGTPNVTGGRWSYQESKFHINYLELKAILLVLQFLCNHMQCCHIKLLCDNTTALSYTRNMGGTKSRVCNEMTREIIMWCMARHLTLSISHLPGKLNAEADRASRVFHNSNTKLSLAPSVFNELTATWGEPDIDMFASRLNYKVSQYVAWKPQYSSKILKHLFPFALPQC, from the coding sequence ATGACCATTTCTATGGTCCCCGGGAAAGCAGACGTGATAAAATCTAAGTGTCACACCCTTGTACACATGCAAGGGCCAGTTCAAATTAGAGAGGTGGCATCTGTAGTGGGCCTCGTGGTATCAGCTTTCTCAGGTGTACAGTATGCCCCTCTGTTCTACAGTTCCCTGGAATATGACAAAACTAATGCCTTGAAATGTAATGGTTGTGACCTTGAAGGGAAAATGACTCTTTCTCCCCTGTCCAAGCAGGACCTCCTATGGTGGATTTCTAATGCTGACCAATACCCAAAACCTATTACTCCACTACCCCCTGATATCACACTCGTGACAGACAGCTCACTGAAAGGCTGGGGAGGGGTGATAGAAGGTACACCAAATGTAACTGGTGGTAGATGGTCATACCAGGAATCCAAATTTCACATAAATTACTTGGAGCTGAAGGCCATTCTGTTAGTTCTGCAGTTCCTTTGCAACCATATGCAATGTTGCCACATAAAATTGCTTTGTGACAACACAACTGCTCTCTCCTACACCCGCAATATGGGTGGTACGAAATCTAGAGTTTGCAATGAGATGACTAGAGAAATAATCATGTGGTGCATGGCTAGGCACCTAACATTGTCAATATCTCACTTGCCAGGCAAACTAAATGCAGAGGCGGACAGGGCTAGCCGCGTTTTTCACAACAGTAACACTAAATTGTCTTTGGCCCCTTCTGTCTTTAATGAACTTACAGCAACGTGGGGTGAGCCCGACATAGATATGTTTGCGTCAAGGCTAAATTATAAAGTATCCCAATATGTAGCCTGGAAACCACAATattcgtcaaaaatcttgaaacacttgtttCCGTTTgcccttccccaatgttga